From the genome of Nicotiana sylvestris chromosome 2, ASM39365v2, whole genome shotgun sequence, one region includes:
- the LOC138886486 gene encoding light-induced protein, chloroplastic-like yields the protein MASISSLNQIPCKTLQITSQYSKPTSKISTFPITSTNFPSISVKEFTNPKPKFTAQAKNYDKDDEWGPEVEQIKPSGGGVAVAEEEPPKEPSEIELLKKQLVDSFYGTNRGLSASSETRAEIVELITKLESMNPTPAPTEALPLLNGKWILAYTSFSGLFPLLSRGTLPLVRVEEISQTIDSETFAVQNCVVFAGPLATTSITTNAKFEVRSPKRVQIKFDEGIIGTPQLTDSIELPENVEFLGQKIDLSPFKGLINSVQDTASSVAKSISSQPPIKFPISNSNAQSWLLTTYLDDELRISRGDGGSVFVLIKEGSPLLKP from the exons ATGGCTTCCATCTCTTCTCTAAATCAAATTCCTTGCAAAACTCTGCAAATTACATCCCAATATTCAAAACCCacctcaaaaatctcaacttttCCCATCACCTCCACAAATTTCCCATCAATTTCAGTCAAAGAATTCACAAACCCAAAACCAAAATTCACAGCACAAGCCAAGAACTACGACAAGGACGACGAGTGGGGTCCAGAAGTGGAGCAAATAAAGCCAAGTGGAGGAGGAGTAGCGGTAGCAGAGGAAGAACCACCAAAGGAGCCGAGCGAAATCGAATTGCTGAAGAAACAGTTGGTTGATTCATTTTATGGAACCAATAGGGGTTTGAGTGCTAGCAGTGAAACTCGTGCTGAGATCGTGGAACTCATCACTAAGCTTGAATCCATGAACCCAACTCCTGCTCCTACCGAGGCGTTGCCTCTTCTCAATGGCAAATGGATTCTTGC GTACACATCTTTTTCTGGTCTGTTCCCCTTGTTGTCAAGGGGCACACTGCCTCTGGTTCGCGTCGAGGAGATTTCCCAGACCATCGATTCTGAGACTTTTGCTGTTCAGAACTGTGTTGTCTTTGCTGGACCTTTAGCTACAACTTCCATTACTACCAACGCCAAATTTGAAGTCAGAAGTCCTAAGCGTGTCCAG ATTAAATTTGATGAAGGCATAATTGGAACACCCCAGTTGACGGATTCTATTGAGCTGCCTGAGAACGTCGAATTCTTGGGACAAAAAATTGATCTAAGCCCTTTCAAAGGCTTGATTAATTCAGTCCAAGACACAGCTTCTTCAGTAGCCAAGTCTATTTCCAGTCAACCACCAATTAAGTTTCCTATTTCCAACAGCAATGCACAATCTTGGCTGCTGACAACATACCTGGATGATGAGCTTAGGATTTCCAGAGGAGATGGAGGCAGTGTATTTGTGTTGATCAAGGAAGGCAGTCCCCTCTTGAAGCCTTAA